In Anaerolineales bacterium, the following are encoded in one genomic region:
- a CDS encoding GAF domain-containing protein, whose amino-acid sequence MKLRPTDQLREDSASNVELQYVEELAALAIAGAGIASNLEVDKVLQIIAQQLTRLIDVPVCLFSEWHPNTEALQVKLRYTNPGIPVPDRQGTHYTLADKLGIPVSEQRGAIQKSQANTGLSRKEKQALKKAGVHALLLLPLVAQNRLVGVVELHETRLSREFSDREIYLAQTLCHQAAVAVENAHLFEATNRQLQELSILYQVSTAATEATDEDQLIVRATDLIRDSLYPDNFGVIMLDQTENRLQIHPSYQSEDAIHQNVIELGQGVTGQVAKTGKAQRVADVRKLKNYLGYDTQTLSELCVPMKIGDRVIGVINAESQKADHFSEKDERILLTFAGQLAGGIERLRTAAAEERRARQLSVLNKLTGEMSGVLDTDKLFQIVVERLNTDMQYTSTDIALVDETSREYRVAQAAGSFTPLMKARGGYRQPFGVGLLGEAAATGKPIVVNNVHQRAGYLLVDGHEAIQSELVIPIKIYKRVVALLNIESDQPNAFDSYEVGALTTLCEQISVALEGIDLFDSTRRQLQELTVLHSISQAALNAKSEEELLERATEVIGDSVYPDQFGFLMLEPNGEHLTVNRSYRGISDEIKRRRVHLSQGVVGKVASSGTSWRVPDVRKEPNYLNVSSSMRSELCVPLLNNSQRVIGVINAESAQLDAFSDRDLRLMETIANQLANAIEKLRLFGSERAQRQQAETLREVAAILNSETDRAKVLNLILEQLNQVVPFESASIQIRENGHLKLQALAGALDESLLGMEIPLEENRLMHPIIFDHETILHGNVHQQPEWIVMPGIENIVSWIGAPLVARGRCIGMLTVDGYQENQFTHKDAQLVSVFAAHAAIALENARLFEDAQEAYVQTVTALASAIDVRDSYTSGHSRRLADLAVLTGQELGCTSDEQLDILWAGLLHDIGKIGVPDEILRKPGDLTPDETAIMRRHPEIGAHIVEGVKYLEGVAPIIRAHQERYDGRGYPDELKGEQIPRIARIISVADAYVAMTDDRVYRKSMGHEEAIAELVAHSGTQFDPQVVQAFLKVIQVQAV is encoded by the coding sequence ATGAAATTACGCCCCACTGACCAACTTCGCGAAGACTCTGCTTCGAACGTTGAATTGCAGTATGTCGAAGAATTGGCCGCCCTGGCTATCGCCGGCGCGGGCATCGCTTCCAACCTGGAAGTTGACAAAGTTCTGCAAATTATCGCCCAACAGCTGACCCGCTTAATTGATGTGCCCGTCTGCCTGTTCTCTGAATGGCACCCCAATACGGAAGCTTTGCAGGTTAAGCTGCGTTACACCAACCCCGGCATCCCCGTGCCTGACCGGCAGGGGACCCACTATACGCTGGCCGACAAACTGGGCATCCCTGTCTCAGAGCAGCGCGGCGCCATCCAAAAAAGCCAGGCGAACACGGGCTTATCTCGCAAGGAAAAACAGGCGCTGAAAAAAGCCGGCGTGCACGCTTTACTGCTGCTGCCCCTGGTGGCGCAGAACCGCCTGGTGGGCGTGGTGGAGCTGCATGAGACCCGCCTGTCACGAGAGTTTAGCGACCGGGAGATCTACCTGGCGCAGACCCTCTGCCACCAGGCTGCCGTGGCTGTAGAGAACGCCCACCTCTTTGAAGCCACCAACCGCCAGTTGCAGGAACTCAGCATCCTCTACCAGGTATCCACGGCGGCCACTGAAGCCACGGATGAAGACCAACTTATTGTCCGCGCCACAGACCTCATCCGGGATAGTTTGTATCCCGACAACTTCGGCGTGATCATGCTGGACCAGACGGAAAACCGTTTGCAGATCCATCCCTCTTATCAGAGTGAAGACGCCATCCACCAGAATGTGATTGAGTTGGGCCAGGGCGTCACCGGCCAGGTAGCCAAAACCGGCAAAGCGCAGCGAGTGGCTGATGTACGCAAACTGAAGAATTATCTGGGGTACGACACCCAGACCCTTTCTGAGCTGTGTGTGCCCATGAAGATTGGCGACCGCGTGATAGGGGTGATCAACGCCGAAAGCCAAAAGGCCGATCATTTCAGCGAAAAAGATGAACGTATTTTGCTTACCTTTGCGGGCCAACTGGCCGGCGGCATTGAGCGGCTGCGCACCGCCGCCGCCGAAGAACGCCGCGCCCGCCAACTCAGTGTGCTTAACAAGCTCACCGGGGAAATGAGCGGCGTGCTGGACACCGATAAGCTGTTCCAGATCGTTGTCGAGCGCTTGAACACAGACATGCAGTACACCTCCACCGACATAGCCTTGGTGGACGAGACCAGCCGGGAATACAGAGTGGCTCAAGCTGCCGGCAGCTTCACCCCGCTGATGAAGGCCCGGGGCGGCTACCGCCAGCCTTTTGGGGTCGGCCTGCTGGGCGAGGCGGCGGCTACCGGTAAACCTATTGTGGTCAACAACGTCCACCAGCGAGCCGGCTACCTGCTGGTGGACGGGCATGAAGCCATCCAGTCCGAGCTGGTCATTCCGATCAAGATCTACAAACGCGTGGTCGCCCTGCTGAATATTGAAAGCGACCAACCTAACGCTTTCGACTCTTACGAAGTGGGCGCCCTGACCACGCTGTGCGAACAGATCTCGGTGGCCTTGGAAGGCATCGATCTTTTCGATTCCACAAGACGACAACTGCAAGAATTGACCGTACTGCACTCGATTAGCCAGGCGGCGCTAAACGCCAAGAGCGAAGAAGAGCTGCTCGAACGCGCCACGGAAGTGATTGGCGACAGCGTCTATCCTGACCAGTTTGGTTTCCTGATGCTGGAGCCCAACGGTGAGCATCTGACCGTCAACCGCAGCTATCGCGGTATTTCAGACGAGATCAAGCGCCGCCGGGTCCACCTGTCGCAGGGTGTGGTCGGCAAGGTCGCCAGCAGCGGCACGTCCTGGCGGGTTCCCGACGTGCGCAAAGAGCCCAATTACCTGAATGTCAGCAGCAGCATGCGCTCTGAATTGTGCGTGCCGCTGCTGAACAACAGCCAGCGGGTCATCGGCGTGATCAATGCCGAGAGCGCCCAGCTGGATGCTTTTAGTGACCGTGATTTGCGCCTGATGGAGACGATTGCCAACCAGTTGGCCAATGCCATCGAGAAACTGCGCCTGTTCGGCTCTGAGCGTGCCCAGCGCCAGCAGGCGGAAACCCTGCGTGAAGTGGCCGCCATCCTCAACAGCGAGACCGACCGGGCCAAGGTCTTGAACCTGATCCTCGAGCAGCTCAATCAGGTCGTGCCCTTTGAGAGCGCCTCCATCCAGATCAGAGAAAATGGGCATCTCAAGTTACAGGCTTTGGCCGGCGCCTTGGATGAGAGCTTGCTCGGCATGGAAATTCCCCTGGAAGAAAACCGGCTAATGCATCCGATCATCTTCGACCACGAAACCATCCTGCATGGCAACGTCCACCAGCAGCCGGAGTGGATCGTCATGCCGGGCATCGAAAATATCGTGTCGTGGATCGGCGCGCCGCTGGTGGCGCGCGGGCGCTGCATTGGTATGCTGACGGTGGATGGCTACCAGGAAAATCAGTTCACCCACAAGGATGCCCAGCTGGTCTCTGTCTTCGCCGCCCACGCCGCCATTGCCCTGGAGAATGCGCGCCTCTTCGAAGACGCCCAGGAAGCTTATGTGCAGACGGTGACTGCCCTGGCCAGCGCCATTGATGTGCGTGACAGCTACACCAGCGGACACAGCCGCCGGTTGGCCGACCTGGCTGTGCTGACCGGCCAGGAATTGGGCTGCACATCGGACGAACAGCTCGATATTCTTTGGGCCGGCTTGCTGCACGACATTGGCAAGATTGGCGTGCCGGATGAGATTTTGCGCAAGCCCGGCGATCTGACCCCGGATGAGACGGCCATCATGCGCCGCCACCCGGAGATCGGCGCCCACATCGTGGAAGGTGTCAAATACCTCGAAGGTGTTGCTCCCATCATTCGAGCCCATCAGGAACGTTACGATGGCCGCGGCTACCCGGATGAACTCAAGGGGGAGCAGATCCCCCGTATTGCGCGCATTATCAGCGTGGCTGATGCCTATGTCGCCATGACCGATGATCGTGTCTATCGCAAGTCAATGGGCCATGAAGAAGCCATTGCCGAGCTCGTGGCGCACAGTGGCACGCAGTTCGACCCGCAAGTGGTGCAGGCCTTTTTGAAGGTCATACAAGTCCAGGCTGTTTAG
- the upp gene encoding uracil phosphoribosyltransferase, whose product MKNVHASPHPLVAHKLSILRDKSTEPRKFRELVREISALLTYEATLDLETEARQVETPMGMAQGRSTKKELGLVPILRAGLGMVDGVWDLVPDAQVWHIGLYRDEKTLQPVQYYNKLPTLPTVGVCLVLDPMLATGGSAAATVSILKDWGVTQIKYMGIIGAPEGIEHLSSLHPDVPIHLGAVDDRLNEIGYIVPGLGDAGDRQFGTG is encoded by the coding sequence ATGAAAAACGTCCACGCTTCCCCCCATCCTCTGGTTGCCCATAAACTGTCTATTTTGCGAGACAAAAGCACTGAGCCGCGCAAATTCCGCGAATTGGTGCGTGAGATCAGCGCTCTGTTGACCTATGAAGCCACTCTTGATCTGGAAACGGAGGCGCGCCAAGTGGAAACGCCGATGGGCATGGCCCAGGGCCGCAGCACCAAGAAAGAACTGGGTCTGGTGCCCATTTTGCGCGCCGGCCTCGGCATGGTGGACGGTGTCTGGGACCTGGTTCCGGACGCGCAGGTCTGGCACATTGGCCTGTATCGAGACGAGAAAACCTTGCAGCCGGTGCAGTACTACAACAAGCTGCCCACGCTGCCCACCGTGGGCGTCTGCCTGGTGCTCGATCCCATGCTGGCCACTGGCGGATCAGCGGCGGCGACTGTCAGCATCTTGAAGGACTGGGGCGTGACCCAGATCAAGTACATGGGCATCATCGGTGCGCCCGAGGGCATTGAGCATCTCAGCAGCCTGCATCCTGATGTGCCGATCCACCTCGGCGCGGTGGACGATCGCCTCAACGAGATCGGCTACATTGTGCCCGGTCTGGGCGACGCCGGCGACCGTCAGTTCGGCACGGGGTAA
- a CDS encoding tetratricopeptide repeat protein, producing MAILLTKVRPPQRRKDVLRRVRLIDVLHQNLHRKLTFVSAPAGYGKTTLLVDFASDVDALVFWYRIAAEDNDLVQFVRHLVASFQQQVDGFGEELEEKLVSLGGQPDAGSLAIDFINEVEQKVQDFSLLILDDYHLAGENQHIVDFIENLLENLPDRLRILIGSRSVYGIPTASLYIRDELVTISPDELRFRADELQKLVLQNHHVKLSDEQAREFAERADGWIVAILLALRTMENGVLPSLTGKVEHIYNYLAEEVVNRLAEDLRDFMLATSVLGDFNEALCNYVLEIEDSANFLRSLEERNLFVSRTETSEGPSYRYHQLFAEFLQDYFERHHKARFKSLHRRAADWHHQRRDWEGAIAHKLASGERPEAARWMDQVAVDFYTSGRQMLLSRWVDGLKKAPDQRTLAPHLLLYQAKILGNQGAYAASLKLLEMAEPILAESDTDAYVNAIVTRGMILRLTGKHKQALALAEEAQGLLDKKSQKPESRQKWLQAERLKAVPLYYQGRVDLAVASLETAAAGLRQLALEDTPNRTQFAYDLAECLNDLGLIELAQGRMLEAQKAFQETLDIHVEIRSNLGALASARNNIGYLHHQVGEYALAWREYRLALEHAQIAGQAPVQISILNGQAELLLDVDELQEAKSLLDQALSLDQEELPELSGTYLALGRFERKEGRYNESMKWLRKAAGAGIDETEYLAELGYVYAEMGQEPLAMAEFDKVLADWPKTKLPKQSQVLAALLAARTSFYTGNERAAKKYLHRALEGSARLGFDQFMVPVLRFHPEFVQFLSKNGAAGQVQTLLDRLARFATGKAALESKPQIEDIQPALLEVKAFGLGEIRQNGQVIPGAVWRSSRARALFFFILDKGSVRKDAIGLEFWPDFSSGKISSNFHATLWRVRQALGSKDAITFENEQYALHPSFQVWYDVAQFEDLLTQAGQPNRSKLERIEMLRRALDLYNDHYLLDTYMDWSDRRREELRSRYLDALMELAAAEKDNKQYREAKLLFEKILKIDPYRDDVHLALMHCMALAGSPSTAIAHFKKYRALLREELNAEPLPELHAYYQQLSIKV from the coding sequence ATGGCCATTCTGCTGACCAAAGTACGTCCACCGCAACGGCGCAAAGATGTTTTGCGCCGTGTGCGTCTAATTGACGTGCTCCACCAGAATCTGCATCGCAAGCTGACCTTCGTCTCGGCCCCCGCGGGCTATGGAAAAACCACACTACTGGTAGATTTTGCCTCCGACGTGGATGCGTTGGTCTTTTGGTACCGTATCGCCGCCGAGGACAATGACCTGGTGCAGTTTGTGCGCCATTTGGTGGCTTCTTTTCAGCAGCAGGTGGATGGGTTTGGCGAAGAGCTGGAAGAAAAACTGGTCTCTCTGGGCGGCCAGCCAGACGCCGGCAGCCTGGCCATCGACTTCATTAATGAAGTCGAGCAAAAGGTACAAGACTTCTCCCTGCTGATCTTGGACGACTACCATTTGGCGGGCGAAAACCAGCACATTGTTGACTTCATTGAGAACCTGCTGGAAAACCTGCCAGACCGTCTGCGCATCCTGATCGGCTCGCGCAGCGTCTATGGCATCCCAACCGCCAGCCTCTACATTCGTGACGAACTGGTCACCATCAGCCCGGACGAACTGCGCTTCCGGGCGGACGAGCTGCAAAAACTGGTTTTGCAGAACCACCATGTCAAGCTCAGCGATGAGCAGGCCCGGGAGTTTGCCGAGCGGGCCGATGGCTGGATCGTGGCCATCTTGCTGGCCCTGCGCACCATGGAAAACGGGGTCCTGCCCTCGCTGACCGGCAAGGTCGAACACATCTACAACTACCTGGCTGAAGAAGTGGTCAACCGCCTGGCCGAGGACCTGCGCGATTTTATGCTGGCCACTTCGGTGCTGGGCGACTTCAATGAAGCCCTGTGCAACTATGTTCTAGAGATAGAAGATTCGGCCAATTTTCTGCGTTCCCTCGAGGAGCGCAATCTGTTTGTCAGCCGCACCGAAACTTCGGAGGGCCCCAGTTACCGCTACCATCAGTTGTTCGCCGAATTTCTGCAGGACTATTTTGAACGCCACCACAAAGCGCGTTTCAAGAGCCTGCACAGGCGCGCTGCAGACTGGCACCACCAGCGCCGTGACTGGGAAGGGGCTATCGCCCACAAGCTGGCTTCCGGCGAGCGGCCTGAGGCCGCCCGCTGGATGGACCAGGTGGCGGTGGATTTCTACACCTCAGGCCGCCAGATGCTGCTCAGCCGCTGGGTGGATGGCCTCAAGAAAGCGCCGGACCAGCGCACCCTGGCACCGCACCTCTTGCTCTACCAGGCAAAGATCCTGGGCAACCAGGGTGCCTATGCCGCCTCTTTGAAGCTGCTGGAGATGGCAGAGCCGATCCTGGCCGAGAGCGACACCGATGCTTACGTTAACGCCATTGTTACCCGCGGCATGATCCTGCGCCTGACCGGCAAACACAAACAAGCCTTGGCTCTGGCAGAAGAAGCCCAGGGTCTGTTAGATAAGAAATCGCAAAAGCCCGAGAGCCGCCAGAAATGGCTTCAGGCGGAACGCCTCAAAGCGGTGCCGCTCTATTATCAGGGCCGCGTGGATTTGGCCGTGGCCAGTTTGGAAACCGCCGCGGCGGGTCTGCGTCAGCTGGCCTTGGAAGACACGCCAAACCGCACACAGTTTGCCTACGACCTGGCCGAGTGCCTGAATGACCTGGGCCTGATCGAACTGGCCCAGGGCCGCATGCTGGAGGCGCAGAAAGCCTTCCAGGAAACACTCGATATTCATGTGGAGATCCGCAGCAATCTCGGCGCACTGGCCTCGGCGCGCAACAACATTGGCTATCTGCATCACCAGGTGGGTGAGTATGCCTTGGCCTGGCGTGAGTACCGACTGGCCTTGGAGCATGCCCAGATCGCCGGGCAGGCGCCGGTGCAAATTTCGATCCTCAATGGCCAGGCCGAGTTGTTGTTGGATGTCGATGAACTGCAAGAGGCCAAATCCCTGCTGGACCAGGCCTTGTCACTCGACCAAGAAGAGCTGCCCGAGCTTTCCGGCACCTACCTGGCGCTTGGCCGCTTCGAGCGCAAAGAAGGCCGCTACAACGAGTCGATGAAGTGGCTGCGCAAAGCGGCGGGCGCCGGCATTGATGAAACCGAGTACCTGGCGGAACTCGGCTACGTCTATGCCGAAATGGGGCAAGAGCCGCTGGCAATGGCGGAATTTGACAAAGTGCTGGCAGACTGGCCCAAGACCAAGTTGCCCAAGCAGTCACAGGTGTTGGCGGCGCTGCTGGCTGCCCGCACCAGCTTCTATACCGGCAATGAGCGCGCCGCCAAAAAGTATTTGCACCGGGCGCTGGAAGGATCGGCGCGTCTGGGCTTTGACCAGTTCATGGTGCCCGTTTTGCGCTTTCACCCGGAGTTTGTCCAGTTCTTGTCCAAGAACGGCGCCGCCGGCCAGGTGCAAACGTTGTTGGACCGTCTGGCCCGCTTTGCCACTGGCAAAGCAGCCTTGGAGAGCAAGCCGCAGATCGAAGATATTCAACCGGCTCTGTTGGAGGTGAAAGCTTTCGGCCTTGGGGAAATTCGCCAAAATGGCCAGGTCATCCCCGGGGCTGTGTGGCGCTCCAGCCGGGCGCGCGCCTTGTTCTTCTTTATTCTGGACAAGGGCAGCGTACGCAAAGACGCCATCGGCCTGGAGTTCTGGCCGGACTTCAGTTCTGGCAAGATCAGCAGCAACTTTCACGCCACCCTGTGGCGCGTGCGCCAGGCACTTGGCTCCAAAGATGCCATCACCTTTGAAAATGAGCAGTACGCGCTGCATCCCTCATTCCAGGTCTGGTATGACGTGGCGCAGTTTGAAGACTTGTTGACCCAGGCCGGCCAGCCCAACCGTTCCAAGCTGGAGCGGATCGAGATGCTGCGCCGCGCCCTGGACTTGTACAACGACCATTACCTGCTCGACACTTACATGGATTGGTCAGACCGCCGCCGCGAAGAATTGCGCAGCCGCTATTTGGATGCCCTGATGGAGCTGGCCGCCGCCGAAAAAGATAACAAGCAGTATCGCGAAGCCAAGCTCTTGTTCGAAAAGATCCTCAAGATCGATCCATATCGCGACGATGTCCACCTGGCCTTGATGCACTGCATGGCCCTGGCTGGCTCCCCCTCCACCGCCATCGCTCACTTCAAAAAATATCGTGCCTTGCTGCGTGAGGAACTGAACGCGGAACCCCTGCCAGAGTTGCACGCCTACTATCAGCAGCTGTCCATCAAGGTCTGA
- a CDS encoding thymidine phosphorylase produces MRATDIIIKKRDKQELTPEEIRFFIKGYTDGSIADYQVAAWAMAVLLNGMNAAETTELTLAMARSGETLDLSGVVDLALDKHSTGGVGDKTTLVVEPVLAACGCRVGKMSGRGLGFSGGTLDKMESIPGYRTDLSREEFLQQLKDVGLVLTGQTGDLAPADGKLYALRDVSGTVDSPALIAASIMSKKIAAGAQRIVLDVKVGLGAFMTNLDDARALAEMMVAIGAQAGRKTVALLSDMNQPLGHAVGNALEVKEALDTLRGGGPADFREHALEVAAHLLVLAGVESDLPAARQRAAASLADGSALERFRTLVAAQGGDASYVDDPDKLPSAALIEEVPAPRSGYLQTIHAREVGESAVELGAGRAQKGEPIDHSVGFVIHHKVGDQVQAGQPLFSVHAGDAAKLAAAKARVLAAHHWSDAPVEPLPLFYGTIE; encoded by the coding sequence ATGCGTGCTACAGACATCATCATTAAAAAGCGTGACAAACAAGAATTAACCCCTGAAGAGATCCGCTTCTTCATTAAAGGATACACGGATGGCAGCATCGCCGACTATCAGGTGGCTGCCTGGGCCATGGCGGTACTGCTGAATGGCATGAACGCGGCCGAGACCACTGAGCTGACCCTGGCGATGGCCCGATCCGGCGAAACGCTGGACCTGAGCGGCGTGGTGGACCTGGCCCTGGACAAGCATTCCACCGGCGGTGTAGGCGACAAGACCACGCTGGTGGTGGAACCGGTGCTGGCCGCCTGCGGCTGCCGGGTGGGCAAAATGTCCGGGCGCGGCCTGGGCTTTAGCGGCGGCACGCTGGACAAGATGGAGTCGATCCCCGGCTACCGCACTGACCTGAGCCGGGAAGAGTTCCTGCAGCAGCTGAAAGATGTGGGGCTGGTGCTCACCGGGCAAACTGGCGACCTGGCCCCGGCCGACGGCAAGCTGTACGCGCTGCGGGACGTCAGCGGCACGGTGGACTCGCCAGCCCTGATCGCGGCCTCGATCATGAGCAAGAAGATCGCCGCCGGCGCGCAGCGCATTGTGCTGGATGTGAAGGTGGGCCTGGGAGCTTTCATGACCAATCTGGACGATGCTCGGGCGCTGGCCGAGATGATGGTGGCGATTGGCGCCCAGGCCGGCCGCAAAACGGTAGCGCTGCTCTCCGACATGAACCAACCCCTGGGCCACGCGGTGGGCAATGCGCTGGAAGTGAAAGAAGCGCTGGACACGCTGCGCGGCGGTGGGCCTGCCGACTTCCGCGAGCATGCCCTGGAAGTGGCGGCGCATTTGCTGGTGCTGGCCGGAGTGGAAAGTGACCTGCCCGCCGCGCGCCAGCGGGCGGCGGCCAGCCTGGCGGACGGCAGTGCGCTGGAGCGCTTCCGCACGCTGGTAGCCGCCCAGGGCGGTGATGCCAGCTATGTGGACGACCCAGACAAACTGCCGAGCGCGGCGCTGATCGAAGAAGTGCCGGCCCCGCGCAGTGGCTATTTGCAGACCATTCACGCCCGCGAGGTGGGCGAGAGCGCCGTAGAATTAGGCGCCGGCCGCGCCCAGAAGGGCGAACCGATCGACCATAGTGTCGGTTTTGTGATCCATCACAAAGTGGGCGACCAGGTGCAGGCGGGGCAGCCGCTGTTCAGCGTACACGCCGGTGATGCGGCCAAGCTGGCCGCCGCCAAAGCGCGCGTGCTGGCGGCGCATCACTGGAGTGATGCGCCGGTGGAGCCGTTGCCGCTGTTTTACGGGACGATCGAATAA
- the ruvB gene encoding Holliday junction branch migration DNA helicase RuvB — protein sequence MNPGQPRLVDPQPRSDDKLEPALRPRALNELIGQDKVRENLSILLAAAKQREEVLDHVLFYGPPGLGKTTLAHILANEMGVNIKVTSGPAIERQGDLAAILSNMNSGDVLFVDEIHRLGKAVEEVLYPAMEDFSLDIVIGKGPAARAIRLKLPRFTVIGATTRLALLTAPLRARFGATFRLDYYEPAAIQAILQRAAAQLGSPADEAGLALLAGRSRGTPRVALRMLRRVRDFAEVRADGAITAEVAHAALDLLEVDALGLDDMDRRVLSTIIQKFGGGPVGLNTIAASISEEPDTIMDVVEPYLMQLGFIERRAQGRMATRRAYEHLGLPYTGTDNAPTLF from the coding sequence ATGAACCCTGGCCAACCTCGCCTGGTGGACCCCCAACCGCGCAGCGATGACAAACTGGAACCGGCCCTCAGGCCGCGCGCCCTCAACGAGTTGATCGGCCAGGACAAGGTGCGCGAGAATTTAAGCATCTTGCTGGCCGCCGCCAAACAACGGGAAGAAGTGCTGGACCATGTGCTTTTTTACGGCCCGCCTGGTTTGGGCAAAACCACCCTGGCTCACATTCTGGCCAATGAAATGGGCGTCAACATCAAAGTCACCTCCGGCCCGGCCATCGAACGCCAGGGCGACCTGGCCGCCATCCTCAGCAATATGAATTCGGGCGATGTGCTTTTCGTGGATGAGATTCACCGCCTGGGCAAAGCCGTGGAAGAAGTGCTTTACCCGGCGATGGAAGATTTCTCGCTGGACATCGTGATCGGCAAGGGGCCGGCGGCGCGCGCCATCCGGCTCAAGCTGCCGCGCTTCACGGTAATCGGCGCCACCACGCGCCTGGCGCTGCTGACCGCGCCGCTGCGCGCCCGCTTTGGCGCCACTTTCCGTTTGGACTACTATGAGCCGGCCGCCATCCAAGCCATTTTGCAACGCGCCGCCGCCCAGCTGGGCAGCCCGGCTGACGAAGCCGGGCTGGCGCTGCTGGCCGGCCGCTCGCGCGGCACGCCGCGGGTGGCGCTGCGCATGCTGCGCCGGGTGCGCGACTTCGCCGAGGTGCGCGCCGACGGCGCCATCACGGCAGAGGTGGCGCATGCGGCGCTGGACCTGCTGGAAGTTGACGCGCTCGGCCTGGACGATATGGACCGCCGCGTACTGAGCACCATCATCCAAAAGTTTGGCGGCGGCCCGGTGGGACTAAACACCATCGCCGCCTCGATCAGTGAGGAACCGGACACGATCATGGACGTGGTGGAGCCTTACCTGATGCAGCTGGGCTTTATCGAGCGCCGGGCCCAGGGGCGCATGGCCACCCGGCGGGCCTATGAACACCTGGGCCTGCCCTACACGGGCACAGACAACGCCCCCACCCTGTTCTGA
- the queA gene encoding tRNA preQ1(34) S-adenosylmethionine ribosyltransferase-isomerase QueA has protein sequence MKTADFDYILPPERIAQHPVEPRDAARLLVLERSSGQRTHTTFAHLLDYLKPGDLLVMNRSRVVPARIAAHKLPGGGKAELLLLERVDELHWKALVGGKGLGPGKQLQLPNRIVATVEQDLGGAQRLVAFSQPLDADLPDLGVMPLPPYIHAPLADPARYQTVYAQESGSAAAPTAGLHFTPELLDALRAKGVGTASVLLHVGLDTFAPVTEENAEEHVIHTEWCQLSAETAAQITAAKQAGGRVVAVGTTSVRTLETAARGGRLAAYQGRSDLFIRPGYDFQIVDAMLTNFHLPRSTLLMLVSAFAGRELILQTYQEAIAQEYRFYSFGDAMLIF, from the coding sequence TTGAAAACCGCGGATTTCGACTATATCTTGCCGCCGGAACGGATCGCCCAGCACCCGGTCGAGCCGCGCGACGCGGCGCGCCTGCTGGTGCTGGAGCGCTCCAGCGGCCAGCGCACGCACACTACTTTTGCCCATTTGCTGGACTACTTGAAGCCTGGCGACCTGCTGGTAATGAACCGCAGCCGGGTGGTGCCGGCCCGCATTGCGGCGCATAAACTGCCCGGCGGCGGCAAAGCCGAGCTGCTGCTGCTGGAGCGCGTGGACGAGCTGCACTGGAAGGCCCTGGTGGGCGGCAAGGGACTCGGCCCCGGCAAGCAGCTCCAGCTGCCCAACCGCATTGTGGCGACCGTCGAACAAGACCTGGGCGGGGCGCAGCGCTTGGTGGCTTTCAGCCAGCCGCTGGATGCGGACCTGCCCGATCTGGGCGTGATGCCGCTGCCGCCTTATATTCACGCCCCGCTGGCCGACCCGGCCCGTTACCAAACCGTGTACGCGCAGGAATCCGGCTCCGCGGCAGCGCCCACGGCTGGCCTGCACTTCACGCCAGAACTGCTGGATGCGCTGCGCGCCAAAGGCGTGGGCACGGCCAGCGTGCTGCTGCATGTGGGGCTGGACACGTTTGCGCCGGTGACGGAAGAGAACGCCGAAGAGCATGTCATCCACACCGAGTGGTGCCAGCTGAGCGCCGAAACTGCCGCACAGATCACGGCGGCCAAGCAAGCCGGGGGGCGTGTGGTGGCGGTGGGTACCACCTCCGTGCGCACGCTGGAGACGGCGGCGCGGGGCGGCCGCCTGGCGGCCTACCAGGGCCGCAGCGATCTGTTCATTCGACCGGGATACGATTTCCAAATTGTGGATGCGATGCTGACCAATTTCCACCTGCCGCGTTCCACCCTGCTGATGCTGGTCAGCGCCTTTGCCGGGCGCGAGTTGATCCTGCAGACCTACCAAGAGGCCATCGCCCAAGAATATCGTTTTTATTCTTTTGGGGATGCGATGCTGATCTTCTAA